Proteins encoded in a region of the Nostoc sp. UHCC 0926 genome:
- a CDS encoding efflux RND transporter permease subunit yields MSIADTFIKRPVLSTVCTLLILLIGGICIPLLPINNLPEIAPIQVQTTSTYIGADAQTVEDTVSTVIERQVNGVEGMQYMTSSSGNDGSSTISTQFDPESNRNIDQVNVQNRAAIAQPTLPESVRQTGLTTLARSNSILLVYGFYAENSEYDNIFLSNYVDLYITDAIKRVPGVGDTRLVGERQYAMRLWLDPNALASRGLTATDVSSALTSQNVQVGVGSIGQAPTKANQNSNFPLRINSRLKDVKEFENLVLKSQTDGTLVKLKDVGRAELGAQDYTTSALVQGKAGAAMLIYQLPGSNALNTAKAVEAQIAELEKNFPPGLKAIICYDTTKFVEVSIEEVVKTLMEAIALVVLVIFVFLQDWRATIIPAIAIPVSLIGALAFAYILGFSLNTLTMFGLVLATGLVVDDAIIVVEGIAAKMEQGLDRRQAAFEAMGELSGAVIATSLVLIAVFIPVSFFPGATGIMYRQFALIIIFSIGISLFNALSFTPSMSGLFLHHAEGEGRGPLGWFFRQFNRGFSWVLKQYERLTKFLIRIRMFVVGIFILGIAVTVFIYMSVPSGFVPDEDQGIIVGLIQAPDGVSLASTEKLTQTVYKTLQKEVPELEASLVIGGFGLNGNGPNQGTFFFNLKDWKDRQGDKHAVKAIVQRLNGIFAQNQDAMIFTSNLPAVSGYGVTGGFEFQLQDRTNGQLSIDQFLAIAQELIAKANKNPALRQVFTQFTASTPQYQIDINRDRLEALNVDFSEAMNTLGAYMGGQYVNDFTFSQRSYRVYIQADEQFRNSPDDIGQINVRSRSGNLVLLNEVAKVTPVTGPQTISHFNLFRSIKIQGDAAPGYSSGQAIAAMQQTFKEIEQPGLGYDWTGLSREETKSGGQAILLFALGIVAVFLILAAQYENYIDPIIILLTVPFAILGALLFVSVRGLVNDLYCQVALVMLIGLASKNAILIVEFANQSREKGMTITQAALHAVEQRFRPILMTTIAALCGFLPLVLSSGAGAASRTSLGTAVFGGLLVSVIMSLLLVPVLYVVVKNLTHFASKGRPPKLPQSPEPTPSGELPSSNGKSNVQSGTVVKFQGDAPA; encoded by the coding sequence ATGTCGATCGCAGACACCTTTATCAAGCGACCTGTCTTATCAACGGTTTGCACCCTCTTAATCTTGCTGATTGGTGGTATCTGTATTCCCTTGCTGCCGATCAACAACTTACCGGAAATTGCACCCATTCAGGTGCAAACCACCAGCACCTATATTGGTGCAGATGCCCAAACCGTTGAAGATACTGTATCAACCGTGATTGAGCGGCAAGTAAACGGGGTTGAGGGGATGCAGTACATGACTTCAAGCAGTGGTAATGACGGCTCCAGCACCATTTCAACTCAGTTTGACCCAGAGAGTAACCGTAACATTGACCAAGTTAACGTGCAGAATCGAGCTGCGATCGCCCAACCAACCTTACCTGAGTCTGTGCGGCAAACTGGACTGACCACCCTAGCACGTTCTAACAGCATTTTGCTAGTTTATGGCTTCTATGCCGAAAATAGCGAGTACGATAACATCTTTTTGAGTAACTATGTTGACCTGTATATCACCGATGCCATCAAGCGCGTCCCTGGTGTAGGAGATACCAGACTGGTTGGGGAACGCCAATATGCAATGCGGCTGTGGCTTGACCCGAATGCTTTAGCCAGTCGGGGTTTGACAGCAACGGATGTCAGCAGTGCGCTAACTTCTCAGAATGTTCAGGTGGGGGTAGGCTCCATTGGTCAAGCACCCACAAAGGCGAATCAGAACTCGAATTTCCCACTCCGCATCAATAGTAGATTAAAAGATGTTAAGGAATTCGAGAACCTGGTACTGAAGAGCCAAACTGACGGGACGCTAGTTAAACTCAAGGATGTGGGACGAGCCGAGTTAGGCGCACAGGACTATACAACTTCGGCACTGGTACAGGGCAAAGCGGGTGCCGCCATGTTGATCTATCAACTTCCGGGCAGCAATGCGCTAAATACTGCCAAAGCCGTAGAAGCCCAGATTGCAGAGCTAGAGAAAAACTTTCCCCCCGGTTTGAAAGCCATCATTTGCTACGACACCACCAAGTTTGTAGAAGTCTCAATCGAAGAAGTGGTCAAGACGCTGATGGAAGCGATCGCCCTAGTGGTGCTGGTGATTTTCGTCTTTTTGCAAGATTGGCGGGCGACGATCATTCCGGCGATCGCTATTCCTGTATCCCTGATTGGTGCATTGGCCTTTGCCTATATCCTGGGCTTCTCGCTCAACACGTTGACTATGTTTGGATTGGTACTGGCAACAGGTTTGGTGGTAGACGATGCGATCATCGTCGTCGAGGGGATTGCTGCCAAGATGGAACAAGGCTTAGACCGACGGCAAGCTGCTTTTGAGGCGATGGGGGAGCTTTCAGGGGCAGTGATTGCCACCTCCTTGGTGTTGATAGCGGTATTTATCCCAGTGTCCTTTTTTCCGGGCGCGACCGGCATCATGTATCGACAGTTCGCACTAATCATTATTTTTTCCATCGGTATTTCTTTATTCAATGCCCTGAGTTTCACCCCCAGTATGTCGGGACTCTTCCTGCATCATGCCGAGGGTGAAGGGCGAGGTCCACTGGGCTGGTTCTTTCGTCAGTTTAACCGGGGCTTTAGCTGGGTGCTGAAGCAATACGAGCGTCTGACTAAGTTCTTGATCCGCATCCGCATGTTTGTAGTGGGGATCTTTATCCTCGGAATTGCGGTAACGGTGTTTATCTATATGTCCGTCCCCAGTGGATTTGTGCCAGATGAGGATCAAGGTATTATTGTCGGTCTGATTCAGGCTCCCGATGGTGTCTCCCTCGCCTCCACCGAAAAACTGACGCAGACTGTGTATAAAACCCTGCAAAAAGAAGTGCCGGAGCTGGAAGCGTCCCTCGTCATTGGCGGCTTTGGTCTAAACGGCAATGGACCGAATCAGGGGACGTTTTTCTTTAACCTGAAAGATTGGAAAGATCGCCAGGGTGACAAACATGCGGTTAAGGCGATCGTGCAACGGCTGAATGGCATCTTCGCCCAAAATCAGGATGCAATGATCTTCACTTCTAACCTACCCGCCGTCTCTGGCTATGGCGTTACAGGTGGGTTTGAATTTCAGCTGCAAGACCGCACCAACGGACAACTGAGTATCGATCAATTTTTGGCGATCGCGCAAGAGCTAATTGCAAAAGCTAATAAGAACCCCGCCTTACGCCAAGTGTTCACTCAATTCACCGCCAGCACTCCCCAGTACCAGATTGACATTAACCGCGATCGCTTAGAAGCCCTCAATGTCGATTTTAGTGAGGCAATGAATACACTGGGTGCTTACATGGGCGGGCAGTATGTTAACGATTTTACCTTCTCCCAGCGCAGCTACCGGGTATATATCCAAGCAGATGAACAGTTTCGGAACTCTCCAGACGATATTGGTCAAATTAATGTTCGTTCCCGAAGTGGTAATCTGGTGCTACTGAATGAAGTTGCAAAAGTGACTCCGGTTACAGGTCCACAAACAATCAGCCACTTCAACTTATTCCGCTCGATCAAAATTCAAGGCGATGCTGCCCCCGGTTACAGTTCTGGGCAAGCAATTGCGGCGATGCAGCAGACCTTTAAGGAGATTGAGCAGCCCGGTCTGGGTTATGACTGGACAGGGCTTTCCAGAGAAGAAACTAAATCTGGTGGACAAGCCATCTTGCTGTTTGCTCTCGGTATTGTGGCCGTGTTTTTGATTTTAGCGGCTCAGTACGAAAATTACATCGATCCAATCATCATCTTGCTGACCGTACCCTTTGCGATTTTAGGCGCTCTGTTATTCGTCTCAGTGCGCGGGTTGGTCAACGATTTGTACTGTCAGGTGGCATTGGTGATGTTGATTGGTCTGGCGAGTAAAAATGCGATTTTGATTGTAGAATTTGCCAACCAATCGCGGGAGAAAGGAATGACGATCACCCAGGCTGCACTCCATGCAGTTGAACAACGGTTCCGCCCGATTTTAATGACCACTATTGCCGCCCTGTGTGGGTTCCTTCCCCTAGTACTGTCATCTGGGGCTGGTGCAGCCAGCCGTACATCCCTCGGTACGGCGGTGTTTGGCGGTTTATTGGTCTCCGTGATCATGAGCCTGCTGCTGGTGCCCGTGCTTTATGTGGTGGTCAAAAATCTCACACACTTTGCCTCTAAAGGTAGACCTCCCAAGCTACCCCAATCGCCTGAACCTACTCCCTCTGGGGAATTACCCTCTTCTAATGGAAAGAGTAATGTGCAATCAGGAACAGTCGTAAAGTTTCAGGGAGATGCCCCTGCTTAG
- a CDS encoding efflux RND transporter periplasmic adaptor subunit produces the protein MSLDRPFESVSSEPTADLKNSAANSSGSVLAPVSTDRISTDETASKPPPQRKRWLWVILAVLLIGGGGFVGWRLLGNRKATPPKAPPLSVKVQTVESSQVQSTSEFVGTLEAQERVSLQPQVQGRIERIFVASGDRVSKGTPILSLSLDQTQANVSSAIAVVNSNRAAVVTAQAQLEQQQANQVKAAADVKLQQVQFQRTKMLVTEGAQARQQLDIAKNNIDVAIATLNAAKKQVNASQASVNQALSNVQQAQAQVASNQVNLKQKQVVAPLDGIVGDFSVKVGDYVSAGGTLTTITKNDIQDMRISVPSNNAAQLRRGLPVELLDANTGKGLTTGSINFISPQVTTAAQSILVKARFANSNGKLRDGQYVRARIIWSQQPGILIPIQVVNRIGGQSFVYVVEEDKSKQKVVEEDKSKQKPQFVVHQKPVKLGEVQSDASGGLSLRYPILEGIKPGDHLAVSNILKLRDGIPVQPQS, from the coding sequence ATGTCACTCGATCGCCCATTTGAATCTGTATCTTCCGAGCCAACTGCTGATCTGAAAAACAGTGCTGCAAACAGCTCAGGTTCTGTCTTAGCGCCAGTGTCTACAGATCGGATTAGTACTGACGAAACCGCTTCTAAACCGCCTCCACAGCGCAAGAGATGGCTTTGGGTTATACTGGCGGTTCTGCTGATTGGCGGCGGGGGCTTTGTCGGCTGGCGATTGTTAGGCAACCGCAAAGCCACGCCACCAAAAGCACCGCCTCTCTCAGTTAAGGTGCAAACTGTTGAATCGAGCCAAGTTCAATCTACCTCTGAGTTTGTCGGCACATTAGAAGCCCAGGAACGCGTTTCACTTCAGCCACAAGTTCAGGGGCGAATTGAGCGCATATTTGTAGCCAGTGGCGATCGCGTCAGCAAGGGAACGCCGATTTTGTCTTTAAGTTTGGATCAGACTCAAGCCAATGTTTCCAGCGCCATTGCTGTGGTTAACTCCAATCGGGCGGCTGTAGTAACCGCCCAGGCACAACTTGAACAACAACAAGCCAATCAAGTTAAAGCAGCAGCAGATGTGAAATTACAGCAAGTGCAGTTCCAGCGAACCAAGATGCTTGTAACTGAAGGCGCACAGGCAAGGCAACAACTCGATATTGCTAAAAACAACATAGATGTAGCGATCGCCACCCTAAATGCTGCTAAAAAGCAGGTGAATGCGAGCCAAGCAAGTGTCAATCAGGCACTATCGAACGTCCAGCAAGCCCAGGCTCAAGTTGCCTCAAATCAAGTGAATCTGAAGCAGAAGCAGGTGGTTGCACCGCTTGATGGGATCGTTGGCGATTTCTCAGTCAAAGTAGGCGATTACGTGAGTGCTGGGGGAACCTTAACCACGATTACCAAAAACGATATCCAGGATATGCGAATTTCAGTGCCGTCCAACAATGCGGCTCAACTGCGTCGGGGATTACCTGTAGAGCTACTGGATGCCAACACAGGTAAGGGTCTAACTACTGGCAGCATTAACTTTATCTCGCCGCAAGTAACTACAGCTGCTCAATCTATTTTAGTGAAAGCCCGATTTGCTAATTCAAATGGCAAATTGCGGGATGGGCAATATGTTCGCGCTCGGATTATCTGGAGCCAGCAACCGGGAATTTTGATTCCGATTCAAGTGGTGAATCGCATTGGCGGACAGAGTTTTGTCTATGTGGTGGAAGAAGACAAGTCAAAACAAAAGGTGGTGGAAGAAGACAAGTCAAAACAAAAGCCGCAATTCGTTGTGCATCAAAAACCTGTGAAGTTGGGTGAAGTGCAAAGCGATGCCTCCGGCGGGCTAAGCCTACGCTATCCGATTTTAGAGGGAATTAAACCAGGCGATCACCTAGCGGTGTCCAACATTCTCAAACTGAGAGATGGTATCCCCGTTCAACCACAATCTTAG
- a CDS encoding general stress protein, with amino-acid sequence MTYSHTVVAYFPSHAEAERVVLELQKEGFDMQKLSIIGKDYQTTEHVRGFLTWKDTAIAGAAGGGYWGSFVGGLFGILAGAGVLFIPGVAPIIIAGPIAGVLAGWLEGTLVGAAGAAAVGGLAGALGGLGIPKHEIVKYETQIQAGEFIILVTGSNEDVSQARQMLDKISHGISMSVAV; translated from the coding sequence ATGACATATTCACATACGGTTGTTGCTTATTTCCCCTCCCATGCAGAAGCAGAAAGGGTTGTATTGGAGCTGCAAAAAGAAGGCTTTGATATGCAAAAGCTCTCGATCATTGGCAAAGACTACCAAACCACTGAACATGTGCGGGGATTTCTCACCTGGAAAGATACGGCCATTGCTGGAGCCGCAGGAGGTGGTTATTGGGGTAGCTTCGTCGGAGGTTTATTTGGCATTTTAGCAGGGGCTGGAGTGTTGTTTATTCCCGGAGTAGCTCCAATCATCATTGCTGGCCCCATTGCTGGAGTATTGGCGGGTTGGTTGGAAGGAACACTTGTTGGTGCTGCTGGTGCTGCTGCTGTAGGAGGACTGGCAGGTGCTTTAGGAGGGTTAGGAATCCCCAAGCACGAGATAGTGAAGTACGAAACTCAAATCCAAGCAGGCGAGTTCATAATCCTTGTGACAGGCAGCAACGAGGATGTCAGTCAGGCGAGGCAGATGCTAGACAAAATCAGTCATGGAATCAGTATGTCGGTCGCTGTCTAA
- a CDS encoding SDR family oxidoreductase has product MKSDRLEMQDPRQQYPAPPFPQQPQPVPGLAQKMQPQPDHGEQSYIGSGKLAGRKALVTGADSGIGRAVAIAFAREGADVAIGYLKSEEADAQEVIQLIEQSGRKAVALPGDITDEHFCQKLVTDAVQSLNGLDILVNNAGAQTSYPSISDITTEHFDKVMKTNLYALFWITKAAVPHLLPGASIINTTSIQAYQPSASLLDYAMTKAGIENFSKSLAKQMIEKGVRVNAVAPGPFWTPLQPSGGQTQDKIEKFGSEVPLGRPGQPVEIAPVYVLLASQEGSYITGEVYGVTGGIGIA; this is encoded by the coding sequence ATGAAATCCGATCGATTAGAGATGCAAGACCCCCGGCAGCAATATCCCGCTCCGCCCTTTCCCCAACAACCACAGCCCGTACCAGGACTTGCTCAAAAGATGCAGCCCCAACCGGATCATGGTGAGCAGAGCTACATTGGATCTGGAAAGCTTGCAGGTCGGAAGGCATTGGTCACCGGAGCCGATTCTGGTATCGGGCGCGCTGTTGCGATCGCATTTGCGCGGGAAGGTGCTGATGTCGCTATCGGCTATCTTAAGAGCGAAGAGGCTGATGCTCAAGAGGTGATCCAATTGATTGAACAATCAGGGCGCAAAGCGGTTGCGCTTCCGGGTGACATCACCGACGAGCATTTTTGCCAAAAGCTGGTGACAGATGCAGTGCAATCTTTGAACGGTTTAGATATTCTCGTGAACAATGCTGGCGCACAGACATCTTACCCATCAATTAGCGATATCACGACTGAGCATTTCGATAAAGTGATGAAGACAAACCTCTACGCGCTATTTTGGATTACCAAAGCTGCCGTTCCACATCTTTTGCCCGGAGCATCAATTATTAACACCACTTCGATTCAGGCATATCAACCTTCAGCGAGTCTGCTTGACTATGCGATGACCAAAGCCGGCATTGAGAATTTCAGCAAATCTCTCGCCAAACAGATGATCGAGAAGGGAGTGCGCGTTAATGCAGTCGCACCCGGCCCATTCTGGACACCGCTACAGCCGAGTGGTGGTCAGACCCAGGACAAGATCGAGAAATTTGGTTCTGAAGTTCCGCTCGGAAGACCTGGGCAACCTGTGGAAATTGCTCCTGTGTATGTGTTGCTTGCTTCCCAAGAAGGTAGCTACATCACCGGAGAAGTTTATGGTGTAACAGGCGGCATCGGGATTGCCTAG
- a CDS encoding glutathione S-transferase N-terminal domain-containing protein gives MIDLYTFTTPNGRKASVMLEEVELPYNVHKIDITQQQQFTPEYIAINPNSKIPAIVDQETGIKVFESGAILIYLAEKTGKLLPTEQKSRFQILEWLMFQMGGVGPMFGQLNHFKRFAPEKLPYAIERYEKETLRIYGVLDKQVQDNEFICGNYSITDVATYAWVAIYEFQGLTLDNYPNLKRWVEIVQQRSSVQRGMQVP, from the coding sequence ATGATTGATCTCTACACCTTCACCACGCCCAATGGACGCAAAGCTTCCGTCATGCTGGAAGAAGTCGAATTGCCCTACAATGTCCACAAAATTGACATTACTCAACAACAGCAATTTACACCTGAATACATCGCCATCAATCCCAATAGTAAAATTCCGGCCATTGTTGACCAAGAAACTGGGATTAAAGTCTTTGAATCGGGTGCAATTCTAATTTACCTAGCCGAAAAAACAGGTAAACTCTTACCCACTGAACAAAAAAGCCGTTTTCAAATCCTAGAGTGGCTGATGTTCCAAATGGGAGGAGTCGGGCCAATGTTTGGACAACTTAACCATTTTAAACGCTTTGCACCCGAAAAACTTCCCTATGCCATCGAACGTTATGAAAAGGAAACTTTACGCATTTATGGTGTCTTAGATAAACAAGTGCAAGACAATGAATTTATCTGTGGTAACTATTCTATTACGGATGTTGCAACTTATGCGTGGGTAGCGATTTATGAATTTCAAGGTTTAACACTCGACAATTACCCAAATCTTAAACGCTGGGTGGAGATAGTGCAGCAACGTTCATCTGTGCAACGCGGAATGCAAGTTCCTTAA
- a CDS encoding VOC family protein → MTLKNTFGEYSFVTKLDVTNLEASAEWYKSKLGLVPQEKYDTPNWRQFSFPDIPRFAIGLNLSNSVEPGNTVNTFVVNDIVTARQSLTEKGVEVGPITDVGHGVQLSNFKDIDGNLLGIRQNPQS, encoded by the coding sequence ATGACATTGAAAAACACTTTTGGTGAATATAGTTTTGTTACTAAACTAGACGTTACTAATCTCGAAGCTAGTGCCGAGTGGTACAAGTCCAAGCTTGGGTTAGTTCCTCAAGAAAAATATGACACACCTAACTGGAGACAGTTTAGTTTTCCTGATATTCCACGCTTTGCAATCGGATTGAACTTGAGTAACTCAGTTGAACCAGGTAATACCGTTAATACCTTTGTTGTCAACGATATAGTTACTGCTCGTCAAAGCCTGACTGAAAAAGGAGTTGAAGTTGGGCCAATTACAGATGTCGGTCATGGAGTGCAATTATCCAATTTCAAGGATATTGACGGAAATTTGTTAGGGATTCGGCAAAATCCGCAGTCTTAA
- a CDS encoding type II toxin-antitoxin system VapB family antitoxin, whose translation MTINLQIDEALVQQALAVSHQQTEQTERDVVEQALREYVQRRQQMKVLDLFGKIDYDENYNYKQQRHQQ comes from the coding sequence ATGACAATTAATCTCCAAATCGACGAAGCATTAGTTCAACAAGCTTTAGCTGTTAGTCATCAACAAACTGAACAAACTGAACGTGATGTGGTCGAACAAGCTTTACGTGAATACGTACAACGTCGTCAACAGATGAAGGTACTGGACTTGTTTGGGAAAATCGATTACGACGAAAATTATAATTACAAACAACAGCGACACCAGCAATGA
- a CDS encoding DUF1392 family protein — protein sequence MINPLTALESCWHISPGWDKDMHPVVVRMLEKVLLPISDLSGYCCGVEWSGQLQPVPLLL from the coding sequence ATGATTAACCCTCTTACCGCTTTAGAATCCTGTTGGCATATTTCTCCTGGGTGGGATAAGGACATGCATCCAGTAGTAGTGAGAATGTTAGAAAAAGTTTTGTTGCCAATCTCAGACTTGTCAGGTTATTGCTGTGGTGTTGAGTGGTCAGGACAGCTACAGCCTGTACCCCTACTACTGTAA
- a CDS encoding glycosyltransferase family 9 protein → MQVFVDQSLRPHPHLAVFGSSKVGNYVVTTPLLRGLKEKYPDCTLDFFGSDVTQDFELYCPYIDWRFSLYSDRDDILAQLAQVVHQRQQVAGSYDLAINCDEFSPINLVMTTALRPLYVTGAALTQDFQKKLDGGENANSIQRLLQDRDWNSSELVERHQGVIQSNYIGEIFCRLAYVETDFFKLELPSQEPNFPVPDVLIHVTATRTAKLWPIHAWQQAIHWCAAQGLSVGLVGSAPKIQKTLYNAGSIEDELLQTTALIDLRGQTSLLELAGAFLQTKVFISVDAGPLHIAAAMGCQTIAIFGNDVDGDGASPIHLWKPRQSHVHIAFSTFKCTLCQEHSFSNKSCLVLDHPCMSHLSSEQVIDYLQCLLKKHDLPRISHKT, encoded by the coding sequence ATGCAAGTCTTTGTCGATCAATCCTTACGCCCACATCCCCATCTTGCCGTGTTCGGCTCCAGCAAAGTTGGCAATTATGTAGTAACTACCCCCTTGCTGCGAGGCTTGAAAGAAAAATATCCAGATTGCACATTGGATTTTTTTGGCAGTGACGTAACCCAAGACTTTGAACTCTATTGTCCCTACATTGATTGGCGCTTTTCTCTGTATAGCGATCGTGATGATATCTTAGCGCAGTTAGCTCAAGTAGTGCATCAACGGCAACAAGTTGCAGGCTCTTACGATTTAGCGATTAATTGTGATGAATTCAGCCCCATTAACCTAGTGATGACAACTGCCCTACGTCCACTGTATGTGACAGGAGCGGCTTTGACACAAGACTTTCAGAAAAAGCTTGATGGAGGTGAAAATGCGAATTCAATTCAACGCCTGCTCCAGGATCGAGATTGGAATAGTTCTGAATTGGTCGAACGGCATCAAGGCGTGATTCAGAGCAACTACATTGGGGAAATCTTCTGTCGTTTAGCCTATGTTGAAACCGACTTTTTCAAGCTAGAACTGCCCAGTCAAGAACCTAATTTTCCTGTACCCGATGTGCTAATTCATGTGACAGCCACCCGGACTGCCAAGCTCTGGCCGATTCACGCTTGGCAGCAAGCGATTCATTGGTGTGCGGCACAAGGATTGAGTGTCGGTTTAGTGGGCAGTGCGCCGAAGATACAGAAAACGCTATACAATGCAGGTTCTATAGAAGACGAGTTGTTACAAACTACTGCTTTGATTGATCTTAGAGGTCAGACATCTCTGTTAGAATTAGCAGGTGCATTTCTTCAAACCAAAGTCTTCATCTCAGTAGATGCAGGGCCATTACATATTGCAGCTGCGATGGGATGCCAGACAATTGCTATCTTCGGCAATGATGTTGATGGCGATGGAGCCAGTCCAATACACTTGTGGAAACCAAGACAATCTCACGTACATATAGCGTTTTCAACTTTCAAATGTACCTTGTGTCAAGAGCATAGTTTTAGCAATAAGTCCTGTCTTGTGCTAGATCACCCTTGCATGAGCCATCTGTCTTCTGAGCAAGTTATCGATTATCTTCAGTGCCTGCTAAAGAAACACGACTTACCCCGGATTTCTCACAAGACCTGA
- a CDS encoding glycosyltransferase family 9 protein: MFNNNSISQSIFYPRFRDSEPLVALKYYAEKYNCDLAIPSYLGIGSCVCYTPLIEALSLKKGRLIKLLTAPLNYYKKTQENGYSIWDNNPYIETIINADDIDPNIMVEVSIESDNFCQSRHIIENICFAHGLRPRQLRGSLFLSHAEMQWGLKTLAHLKRPVVCICPYGTSSSTKDSPWHLDNWLELVDYLKNQVSFLHIGNNDFEQKTFSIFTPKTTIRQAMALIWASDLYVGFDTGSSHIATAFQKPTLVLWDAVRKASLEEEKQEGFSIAHLRRWSYPQNQNLVIIGEKKKEVLEDCLEFILEQLNSFNRLSKLITN, translated from the coding sequence ATGTTCAATAACAACAGTATAAGTCAATCTATCTTCTATCCACGATTTCGAGATTCAGAACCATTAGTTGCATTGAAGTATTATGCCGAAAAGTATAATTGTGACTTGGCAATACCTAGTTATCTCGGAATAGGAAGTTGTGTCTGTTATACACCATTAATTGAAGCATTATCTTTAAAAAAAGGGCGACTCATAAAATTATTGACTGCTCCTTTAAACTACTATAAAAAGACTCAAGAAAACGGGTATTCAATCTGGGACAACAATCCATATATTGAAACAATTATCAATGCCGATGACATAGATCCGAACATCATGGTAGAAGTGTCCATTGAGTCAGATAATTTTTGTCAAAGCCGTCATATCATAGAAAATATCTGTTTTGCTCATGGACTGCGGCCTCGTCAATTAAGGGGTTCTTTATTTTTATCTCATGCAGAAATGCAATGGGGATTAAAAACTCTTGCTCACCTGAAACGTCCCGTTGTTTGTATCTGTCCCTATGGGACTTCATCGAGTACTAAAGACTCACCTTGGCACTTAGATAATTGGCTGGAATTAGTCGATTACTTGAAAAATCAAGTAAGTTTTTTACATATTGGCAATAATGACTTTGAGCAAAAGACGTTTTCTATATTTACACCAAAAACAACTATTAGACAAGCAATGGCTCTGATTTGGGCAAGCGATTTATACGTAGGATTTGATACTGGATCTTCTCATATTGCCACTGCATTTCAGAAACCAACACTGGTTTTATGGGATGCCGTGAGAAAAGCTTCTTTAGAAGAAGAGAAACAGGAAGGATTTAGCATTGCCCATCTGCGTCGATGGTCTTATCCTCAAAATCAGAATCTAGTTATTATTGGTGAGAAAAAGAAGGAAGTCCTTGAAGACTGCTTGGAATTCATTCTTGAACAACTCAACTCCTTTAATCGACTTAGTAAACTAATCACAAATTGA